CGTCGCCCCGACTGGCGCCCGGCCCAGTACCTGTCCGGGCGCAGTCGGCAGCAGGGGCCGGTCCTCACGAACTCTCACGGGAATGCGTCATGTTGAGCATCCACTCGCGTGCATCTGAGTACGCGTACTCAAGGCGCGACAGCTGTCCGGTGGCGAGAGTACGGGGCAGACCGAGTGACTGGAGACCAGCATGCACACGTCCCGCGGGATGAGCCGATACGCCTTTTTCCTGCACCGTGGGAGGGCCCGCTTCGGAGCTGCCGCTCTGGCGGGCGCGGCCGCAGCCGTTGCCCTCACTGGATGCGCCGCGTTCGAGTATCGGGAGGACATCTGCAACAGCGGCGAGTATCCCGTCCAGTCCGTGGGCGGTACCGGGTCCGCTTGCGTCTCGGACGAGCAGGAGCCTCCAGCCGGGTACGTGCGGTACCCGGCGGGCAAGGTGCCGGAGCAGGTCGGCGACAAGTGGGACATGTACTGGCACACCCACACGCTCGACAAGGACGGCAAGATCATCGACGCCCCGGACGCAGGCTGACCCGGAGCGAGCGGATCCGACCAGCTCGCCTGTCTTCAGCAGACCCGGCTGCAGTCGCGGGGGCAGGCAGTCGGGCGGCGCTTGTGGGACTTCCGGTCGGCCCCGAATCCTGGCGATCTTCACTGACACGAGGTGTCAGTGAAGTCCCTTTAGCGTTCGAGCCATGGACCACAGCACCGCTTTCGCGTTCTTCACCGGCATCTACGATGTCGCCAACCGCTGGCGCAAGGACTTCCTCGACCCCACCGAGGGAGAGGACCGATGGGAGGAGTTCCCCGGCCTCACCCGCGCGTCAGCCCACTTCGACGGGTGTGCGAGCTTCGACGAGATCGAGTTCCCGACCAAGGGCTTCGCCGGGC
This sequence is a window from Streptomyces sp. HUAS YS2. Protein-coding genes within it:
- a CDS encoding SCO0607 family lipoprotein codes for the protein MSRYAFFLHRGRARFGAAALAGAAAAVALTGCAAFEYREDICNSGEYPVQSVGGTGSACVSDEQEPPAGYVRYPAGKVPEQVGDKWDMYWHTHTLDKDGKIIDAPDAG